Proteins co-encoded in one Methylomonas albis genomic window:
- a CDS encoding SDR family oxidoreductase, protein MKVLVTGGAGFIGSHLSRELWQQGHQVSVIDSLVGGRKETIADLLGQERFEFHQADIRDAGTIAPLFAGIDWVFHLAGLADIVPSIEQPRAYYETNVSGTFNVLEAARAAGIKRFVYAASSSCYGIPDQFPTPEAAEIQPQYPYALTKYLGEELVMHWAQLYDLPAVSLRLFNVYGPHARTTGAYGAVFGVFLAQKINGKPFTVVGDGTQTRDFTYVTDVANAFIAAAESALCGEIMNVGSGGTYSVNQLVGLLGGPIEYIPKRPGEPDCTFADTGRIQAKLGWQPQVSFEQGVANMLAHIDYWRNAPLWTSASIADATADWFKYLDK, encoded by the coding sequence ATGAAAGTATTGGTTACCGGCGGTGCGGGATTCATCGGCAGTCATTTGAGTCGCGAGTTATGGCAACAAGGCCATCAGGTCAGCGTGATCGACAGTCTGGTTGGCGGCCGTAAAGAAACCATCGCTGATTTGCTCGGCCAGGAGCGTTTTGAGTTTCATCAAGCCGATATTCGCGACGCCGGAACCATCGCACCTTTGTTCGCAGGGATCGACTGGGTATTCCACTTAGCCGGTCTAGCCGACATCGTGCCGTCCATCGAGCAGCCACGCGCGTATTACGAGACCAATGTCAGCGGTACGTTTAACGTATTGGAAGCCGCGCGCGCCGCCGGTATCAAGCGATTTGTCTATGCGGCTTCGTCGTCCTGTTATGGCATCCCAGATCAATTTCCGACGCCTGAAGCCGCCGAGATTCAGCCACAGTATCCTTACGCGTTGACCAAATACTTGGGTGAGGAGCTGGTGATGCACTGGGCGCAACTCTACGACTTGCCGGCGGTTTCTCTGCGCTTATTTAACGTCTACGGCCCGCATGCCCGGACTACCGGCGCTTATGGCGCGGTGTTCGGGGTGTTTCTGGCGCAAAAGATTAACGGCAAACCGTTTACGGTGGTCGGCGACGGCACGCAGACTCGCGACTTTACCTATGTGACGGATGTTGCCAACGCCTTTATTGCAGCCGCCGAATCGGCGCTTTGCGGAGAGATCATGAATGTCGGTAGCGGCGGCACCTACAGCGTCAACCAACTGGTGGGATTGTTGGGCGGCCCTATCGAATACATCCCCAAGCGTCCCGGCGAGCCCGATTGCACCTTTGCCGATACCGGCAGAATCCAGGCGAAACTCGGTTGGCAGCCGCAGGTGAGTTTCGAGCAAGGTGTGGCCAATATGTTGGCACACATCGATTACTGGCGAAACGCGCCGTTGTGGACTTCGGCTTCGATAGCCGACGCTACTGCTGATTGGTTTAAATACCTAGATAAATAA
- a CDS encoding matrixin family metalloprotease, which yields MFIKPSTLAGVVLLAASQSANAVVINFDYTYDGGFFSGSNASRRGILDAAGGFLESILTDSLTAITSGGSNNFSAIFQRPDTGASTTINNFSVAADALTVFVGGQSMSPGSLGYGGYGGYSISGTQDFLSNAERRGQSSPTIGSSATDFAPWGGQVTFSSSADWYFDNDLSTTEAFSGNDFYSVALHELGHLLGLGSSDSWKNNTSGTSFVGTNAQAVYGGNVPLEGDTVHWLDGTKSTVNGVEQETLMDPTIHVGTRKVYTELDLAALKDVGWQVSVTAVPVPSAVWLFGSALLGFIASKRKHHSSI from the coding sequence ATGTTTATCAAACCATCCACATTAGCGGGCGTTGTATTGCTGGCCGCCAGCCAATCAGCCAACGCGGTCGTCATCAACTTTGACTATACCTACGACGGCGGCTTTTTCTCCGGAAGCAATGCTAGTAGACGTGGCATCCTGGATGCCGCCGGCGGCTTCTTGGAAAGCATCTTGACTGACAGTCTGACAGCAATTACCTCCGGAGGAAGTAACAATTTCAGTGCTATATTTCAGCGTCCGGACACCGGCGCCAGTACCACTATAAATAATTTCAGCGTAGCAGCCGATGCACTTACCGTGTTTGTTGGCGGACAAAGCATGAGCCCCGGCAGCTTGGGCTACGGCGGCTATGGCGGTTACAGCATCAGCGGCACTCAGGATTTTTTAAGCAATGCAGAGCGGCGCGGTCAATCGAGCCCTACTATTGGCTCTTCGGCGACTGATTTTGCACCGTGGGGTGGTCAAGTGACCTTTAGTAGCTCAGCAGACTGGTATTTCGACAACGACTTATCTACTACCGAGGCTTTTAGCGGCAACGACTTTTATTCGGTGGCGTTACACGAGTTAGGTCATCTGTTAGGTTTAGGAAGTTCGGATTCGTGGAAAAACAATACATCCGGAACCAGCTTTGTCGGCACTAACGCGCAGGCCGTTTATGGCGGCAATGTTCCGCTGGAAGGTGATACGGTACATTGGTTGGACGGCACCAAAAGTACGGTAAACGGCGTTGAGCAAGAAACTCTGATGGACCCAACTATCCATGTCGGCACTCGCAAAGTTTATACAGAACTCGATCTTGCCGCGTTGAAAGACGTGGGTTGGCAAGTCTCGGTAACTGCTGTACCGGTTCCTTCCGCAGTCTGGTTATTTGGCTCGGCTCTGTTAGGTTTTATTGCCAGTAAACGCAAACACCATTCGAGCATCTAA
- a CDS encoding SIS domain-containing protein, whose product MAIGQAAADFATLLSHSIFSDAQGQALDGETVIQELLTEFARVRDQQAKIMVLGNGGSAAIASHVITDLRNVGGLCALTLHEAAPLTCFTNDFGYEQAFAKQISAFANPDDLLIAISSSGQSLNIVNAVQAANAKGLPIMTLSGFKADNPLRKLGRWNCWLDSSHYGMVELGHLFVLHHITDHLLRK is encoded by the coding sequence ATGGCTATCGGACAAGCGGCAGCAGATTTTGCGACATTATTGAGCCACAGCATATTCTCTGATGCGCAAGGTCAGGCCTTGGACGGCGAAACGGTAATCCAAGAATTGCTGACCGAGTTTGCCAGAGTGCGCGACCAGCAGGCCAAAATCATGGTGTTGGGTAACGGCGGTAGTGCGGCGATTGCTAGTCATGTGATTACCGATTTGCGTAATGTCGGCGGTTTGTGCGCCTTAACTTTGCACGAAGCTGCACCCTTGACGTGCTTTACCAACGATTTCGGTTACGAGCAGGCCTTTGCCAAACAAATTTCGGCGTTTGCCAATCCTGATGATTTGTTAATTGCGATCAGCAGTTCCGGGCAATCCTTGAATATCGTTAACGCGGTACAGGCCGCCAATGCCAAAGGTCTGCCGATCATGACGCTAAGTGGCTTTAAGGCCGACAACCCGCTACGTAAGTTGGGGCGCTGGAATTGCTGGTTGGATAGCAGTCATTACGGCATGGTCGAGTTGGGGCATCTGTTCGTGCTGCACCATATTACCGATCATCTGCTCAGGAAATAA
- a CDS encoding radical SAM protein, producing the protein MADEYGIDSHKLVYHPQRVAQWLDGKHDWQQAKAVYPIYMEVSPVGACNHRCTFCAVDYIGYKAQRLDVKILAERLTEMGKLGVRSIMYAGEGEPMLHKEINEIVKWTFDAGIDVSFTTNGTLMNQRFVEQSLALVSWIKVSLNAGSAENYAAIHQTKASDFDLVLNNLRRAVEYKKSHQLSCVLGAQILLLPENQHEVTTLAKICRDVGLDYLVVKPYSQHLFSETRRYESLRYDNLLGMAEELAKFNGDGFNVVFREQTMKNYSQSETERYKTCHATPYFWGYIMADGEVYGCSAYLTDQRFAYGNIHQQSFQAIWEGEKRRQNWQYITQELDISQCRKNCRMESVNQYLDKLTANQPAHINFI; encoded by the coding sequence ATGGCAGACGAATACGGTATAGACAGCCATAAACTGGTATATCACCCGCAGCGGGTGGCGCAGTGGTTGGATGGTAAGCATGATTGGCAGCAAGCGAAAGCCGTGTATCCCATCTACATGGAAGTGTCGCCGGTGGGTGCCTGCAATCATCGCTGCACGTTTTGCGCGGTGGATTACATCGGTTATAAGGCGCAGCGGTTAGACGTCAAAATTTTGGCGGAACGTTTGACCGAGATGGGCAAGCTCGGCGTGAGAAGCATCATGTACGCCGGTGAAGGCGAGCCGATGCTGCATAAGGAAATTAACGAAATTGTGAAATGGACGTTTGACGCCGGTATCGATGTGTCTTTCACCACCAACGGCACCTTGATGAATCAGCGCTTTGTGGAGCAATCCTTAGCCTTGGTATCCTGGATCAAGGTATCGCTGAATGCCGGTAGTGCTGAAAATTACGCGGCCATTCATCAAACCAAAGCCTCTGACTTCGATTTAGTACTGAACAATCTGCGTCGTGCGGTCGAATATAAAAAATCCCATCAATTGTCCTGCGTTTTGGGCGCACAAATTTTATTGTTGCCGGAAAATCAGCATGAAGTGACTACCCTGGCAAAAATCTGCCGCGATGTGGGTTTGGATTATCTGGTCGTGAAGCCATATTCCCAGCATTTATTCAGCGAAACGCGCCGCTACGAAAGCCTGCGTTACGACAATCTGCTGGGCATGGCCGAGGAATTGGCTAAGTTCAATGGCGACGGTTTTAACGTGGTATTTCGCGAACAGACCATGAAGAACTACAGCCAATCGGAAACCGAGCGTTACAAAACCTGCCACGCCACTCCTTATTTTTGGGGCTATATCATGGCTGACGGCGAAGTCTACGGCTGCAGTGCCTATCTCACCGATCAACGTTTTGCCTACGGCAACATCCATCAGCAGTCTTTCCAAGCGATCTGGGAAGGCGAAAAGCGCCGGCAGAACTGGCAGTACATCACCCAAGAACTGGATATTAGCCAATGCCGGAAAAATTGCCGGATGGAATCGGTGAATCAATATTTGGACAAACTCACGGCCAACCAGCCGGCCCATATCAACTTTATCTAG
- a CDS encoding Hsp70 family protein codes for MKNNAATYLVGIDLGTTHTVVAYSDANDPAKAIHLFDIPQLVAPGEVSAKPLLPSVRYHPAPGEMSAEAGFLSQENGAVLGEAARLLGAKSQGRLVTSAKSWLSHTAVDHSAAILPWGSDDSVFKVSPLEASASYLRHVCAVWEQRFPAAPLALQEVVVTVPASFDESARSLTLEAAKMAGLTGVRLLEEPQAVCYDWLRRHAGSIKASLANSRLLLVCDVGGGTTDLTLIKIEQGLEEPQLTRIGVGDHLMLGGDNIDLALEHLAESRLRIGDKKLSTADLSQLLEQCRTAKERLLADNAPEHVAVTLLGGGSSLIGGSKSTALSSAEVKQIALDGFLPLSDLQDLPDRKRSGVVEFGLPYAAEPAISKHIAAFLQLHAQAAQAALGDAGAEQHIVPDALLLNGGVFRSRAMVKRLIDLLAGWRGGQPPLLLDNSHPELAVAYGAVSYAVARRDKKLKIGGGAARSYFLLIDAVAKSGDDKSGGHGVCILPKGSEEGHEILLSDRQFALRVGQPVRFHLLSSSGDSAYQPGDIVELDDERFHSLPPLAVAFEGQQKTEVVVQLLATYTEVGTLQIQCVAVDDASQRWDVEFQIRKKAQIIVNAELPGQLPQALEKIQTVFGAKSKQVDPQAVKTLRAELEKVLAAPRGDWQTPVLRELFSALLEGSKYRRRSEQHERLWLSLVGFCLRPGFGYPLDDWRVDQLWKLYAEGLQFVNEKQNWAEWWTLWRRVAGGLGADAQQRIFNDIAKFINPASARQAGVAKQLATRGYEDMVRLAAALERLTIADKIQLGEWLLKRLEKAGEPEQSWWAVGRIGGRILFHGNNHQVIPPATAEIWLQQLLKADWKKQIQAGFAATLLARRCDDRARDVDDHLRVTVIDKLKLAKSPASWIDMVAEFKPLDEQQEKQVFGEALPPGLKLIV; via the coding sequence TTGAAAAACAACGCTGCTACTTATTTGGTCGGAATCGATCTGGGCACCACTCATACTGTTGTCGCTTATTCCGATGCCAACGACCCGGCGAAAGCTATCCACCTGTTCGATATTCCGCAACTGGTCGCGCCAGGGGAAGTGAGTGCCAAGCCACTATTACCTTCGGTGCGTTACCACCCCGCTCCGGGAGAAATGTCTGCTGAGGCTGGATTTTTGAGCCAGGAAAATGGCGCTGTGCTTGGTGAAGCGGCGCGCCTGCTCGGTGCCAAGTCCCAAGGTCGATTGGTGACCAGCGCTAAAAGCTGGCTGTCGCACACCGCTGTCGATCATAGTGCGGCTATTTTGCCGTGGGGCAGTGACGACTCGGTATTTAAAGTCTCTCCGCTTGAAGCCAGTGCTAGTTATTTGCGACATGTCTGTGCGGTTTGGGAGCAACGCTTCCCCGCTGCACCGCTTGCTCTCCAGGAGGTTGTTGTGACGGTGCCGGCCTCCTTCGACGAGTCGGCGCGCTCCTTGACGCTTGAAGCGGCAAAGATGGCCGGCTTGACTGGTGTCAGGTTACTGGAAGAACCGCAAGCGGTCTGTTACGACTGGCTACGTCGACACGCCGGTAGCATCAAAGCCAGTTTGGCAAACAGCCGGCTGTTATTGGTTTGCGATGTCGGCGGTGGTACCACCGATTTGACGCTGATTAAGATTGAGCAGGGCCTTGAGGAACCGCAACTGACGCGAATAGGCGTCGGCGACCACCTGATGTTGGGTGGCGATAATATTGATTTGGCTCTGGAGCACTTGGCGGAAAGCCGTTTGCGAATTGGCGATAAAAAACTCTCAACCGCCGATTTATCGCAATTGCTGGAGCAATGTCGCACTGCCAAAGAGCGATTATTGGCTGACAACGCGCCCGAACACGTAGCCGTCACCTTATTGGGCGGTGGCTCCAGCTTGATTGGCGGCAGTAAGAGCACCGCCCTGAGCAGTGCAGAGGTTAAGCAAATTGCATTGGATGGCTTTTTGCCGCTATCCGATCTGCAAGATTTGCCGGATAGGAAGCGTAGCGGCGTGGTGGAATTTGGTTTGCCCTATGCGGCGGAGCCGGCTATCAGCAAGCATATCGCCGCCTTTTTGCAATTGCATGCGCAAGCGGCGCAAGCCGCGTTGGGCGACGCGGGTGCAGAGCAGCACATAGTCCCCGACGCATTGTTGCTCAATGGCGGTGTATTTCGCAGTCGGGCCATGGTAAAGCGCTTAATCGATCTGTTGGCCGGTTGGCGCGGTGGGCAGCCGCCGTTGCTGCTGGACAATAGCCATCCAGAATTGGCGGTGGCTTACGGCGCAGTCAGTTATGCTGTTGCTCGCCGCGACAAAAAGTTGAAAATCGGCGGTGGTGCGGCCCGTAGTTATTTTCTGCTGATTGATGCCGTGGCCAAAAGTGGCGACGATAAGTCAGGAGGGCATGGCGTTTGTATCCTGCCGAAAGGTAGTGAGGAAGGTCATGAAATTTTGTTGAGCGATCGGCAATTCGCTCTTAGGGTCGGGCAACCGGTACGTTTTCATTTGTTGTCCAGTAGCGGTGACAGCGCTTACCAACCCGGCGACATAGTCGAACTCGATGACGAACGTTTTCACAGCTTGCCGCCGCTGGCTGTGGCATTCGAAGGCCAGCAAAAAACCGAAGTAGTAGTGCAATTACTGGCAACTTATACGGAAGTCGGTACCTTGCAAATCCAGTGTGTGGCGGTGGATGATGCTAGCCAGCGATGGGACGTAGAGTTTCAGATTCGTAAAAAAGCCCAAATTATCGTTAACGCCGAACTGCCTGGTCAGTTACCGCAAGCGCTGGAAAAAATCCAAACCGTATTCGGCGCCAAATCCAAACAAGTCGATCCGCAGGCGGTAAAAACCTTGCGTGCCGAGCTGGAAAAAGTTCTCGCGGCGCCGCGTGGCGACTGGCAAACTCCGGTGCTGCGCGAGTTGTTTTCCGCGTTATTGGAGGGCAGTAAGTATCGGCGGCGGAGCGAACAGCACGAACGCCTCTGGTTAAGCTTGGTCGGGTTTTGTTTGCGGCCCGGCTTTGGTTATCCCCTCGACGATTGGCGGGTAGATCAGCTCTGGAAGCTATACGCGGAGGGGTTGCAATTCGTTAACGAAAAGCAGAACTGGGCCGAGTGGTGGACTTTATGGCGGCGCGTTGCCGGTGGTCTGGGTGCGGATGCCCAGCAACGTATCTTCAATGACATCGCCAAATTCATCAACCCAGCATCGGCGCGCCAAGCCGGTGTTGCCAAGCAGCTCGCGACACGAGGTTACGAAGATATGGTGCGGCTGGCGGCGGCACTGGAGCGGTTAACGATTGCCGATAAAATCCAATTGGGCGAATGGCTGCTAAAGCGTCTGGAAAAAGCCGGCGAACCCGAGCAAAGTTGGTGGGCGGTCGGACGTATCGGCGGGCGAATTCTGTTTCACGGCAATAATCATCAGGTAATACCGCCAGCCACGGCCGAGATCTGGTTACAACAGCTACTGAAAGCTGACTGGAAAAAGCAAATCCAGGCGGGCTTTGCCGCCACCTTGTTGGCTAGGCGTTGTGACGACCGGGCCAGGGATGTCGATGATCATCTAAGAGTGACGGTGATCGACAAACTTAAGCTGGCTAAATCCCCAGCTTCGTGGATAGACATGGTCGCCGAATTCAAACCACTGGATGAACAGCAGGAAAAACAAGTCTTCGGTGAAGCGTTGCCGCCGGGCTTGAAACTAATCGTTTAA
- a CDS encoding PfkB family carbohydrate kinase: protein MSTEKIVSIEQLAQRAVELKAQGKTVALCHGTFDLLHIGHIRHLQSGARQADALLVSVTADEYVNKGPGRPVFNQYLRAENIAALACVDSVAINHAITAVEVLDQVKPDLYVKGSDYKSTSDDLTGNIQHEKDAVERHGGKIYFTDELTSSSTRLLNEYFEVFSPEISAYLDQFKDSVGANEIIDKLKGLSGLNVLVVGEAIVDEYHYTSPLGQTGKGNVFSVKYNDYERFAGGAIAVANHVAEFAHNVTLLSGLGATKSHEDFIRTNLNPAIDPVFFFSQDRPTIVKRRYVDADIAKLFEVYFYNDAPLPEETNRKIVVWLDKHLRDYDVVIVPDFGNGFISNQMVAALSKGAKYLAVNAQVNSGNRGYHLITRYPNADFLSLNEPELRLASHDRGGAIEELAGQLADKLSAKHVAITRGTKGALMLDQAKTAYKIPALSSKVVDRIGAGDAFLSVAGLCLGAGLSPEQALFAGSAAAALDVQIVCNREPVRAVALFKYITTLLK, encoded by the coding sequence ATGTCCACGGAAAAAATCGTTTCCATCGAACAACTGGCGCAACGCGCCGTAGAGCTGAAAGCCCAAGGTAAAACCGTAGCCTTATGCCACGGCACCTTCGATTTGCTGCATATCGGCCATATTCGCCATCTGCAAAGCGGCGCTCGGCAGGCCGATGCCTTGTTGGTGAGCGTCACCGCCGACGAGTACGTCAATAAAGGTCCGGGCCGGCCGGTGTTTAATCAATACTTGCGTGCCGAAAATATTGCGGCGTTGGCTTGCGTCGATAGTGTGGCTATCAATCATGCGATTACCGCCGTGGAAGTGTTGGATCAGGTCAAGCCCGATTTATATGTGAAGGGTAGTGATTACAAAAGCACCAGCGACGATCTGACCGGCAATATTCAGCACGAAAAAGACGCAGTCGAACGACACGGCGGCAAGATTTACTTTACCGATGAACTGACCTCCAGTTCGACGCGCTTACTGAACGAATATTTTGAGGTGTTTTCCCCGGAAATTTCTGCGTATCTGGATCAGTTCAAAGACAGTGTCGGTGCCAACGAGATTATCGACAAACTCAAGGGCTTGAGCGGCTTGAATGTGTTGGTGGTGGGCGAAGCGATAGTCGACGAATATCATTACACCTCGCCCTTGGGCCAGACCGGCAAAGGTAATGTGTTTTCAGTCAAATACAACGATTACGAACGCTTTGCCGGCGGTGCCATTGCGGTGGCCAATCATGTGGCGGAATTTGCTCACAATGTCACCTTGCTGTCCGGCTTGGGGGCGACTAAAAGCCACGAAGATTTCATTCGCACCAACCTTAATCCGGCCATCGATCCGGTGTTTTTCTTTAGTCAGGATCGGCCGACGATTGTCAAGCGACGTTATGTCGATGCCGACATCGCCAAGTTATTTGAAGTGTATTTTTATAACGATGCGCCCCTGCCTGAGGAAACCAATCGCAAGATCGTGGTTTGGCTGGACAAGCATTTGCGTGATTACGATGTGGTAATCGTGCCGGATTTTGGTAACGGTTTTATCTCCAATCAAATGGTCGCGGCCTTATCCAAAGGCGCTAAATATTTGGCGGTGAATGCGCAGGTCAATAGCGGCAATCGCGGTTACCACTTGATCACGCGTTATCCGAACGCGGATTTTTTGTCGTTGAACGAACCGGAATTACGACTGGCGAGCCACGATAGAGGCGGTGCCATCGAGGAATTGGCTGGACAGTTGGCCGACAAGTTAAGCGCCAAGCATGTCGCCATTACCCGCGGTACTAAAGGTGCATTGATGCTGGATCAAGCTAAAACCGCATACAAGATTCCCGCCTTGTCCTCCAAAGTGGTGGACCGAATTGGTGCCGGAGATGCCTTTTTGTCTGTAGCCGGCTTGTGTCTGGGTGCCGGTTTGTCACCGGAGCAAGCCTTGTTTGCCGGTAGTGCCGCTGCCGCCTTGGATGTGCAGATTGTCTGTAATCGTGAGCCGGTGCGGGCAGTGGCCTTGTTCAAATACATTACCACCTTGTTGAAATGA